From Nitratidesulfovibrio vulgaris str. Hildenborough, a single genomic window includes:
- the qrcB gene encoding menaquinone reductase molybdopterin-binding-like subunit QrcB: MALDRRGFLKFIGGATAGILATPVVWKGLDDVSIWSQNWSWIPRNIKGANSYVPTVSKLCPTGIGVRVRLVDGRPVRVIGNPEHPLSKGGVSSIAAAEVQMLYSPARMKRPLKRSPDGAYVMISWEEAEAMLLDGLKAAKGGDALACISGDDNGTINELLSAFVQQSGSKSFFLMPGEAQPAAKAWDLMGGEGQIGYDIEKSDFVLAIGANVLEAWGTAIRNRHAFGASHPHGAEPTAQFVYAGPVLNNTATGADDWLPIRPGTESAFALGLAHLLIKAGASSSAPDFDAFRSLAASFSPEKVAAQTGVDAKALTALAQALAKAKHPLVIVGSEFSQGAGAAPVMAGIALNMLLGSVNRDGGLRALPVARKVVPAGMDRKAMLQQDLTLWASAIASGKAKAPKAMLVYEANPVYALPQGSAFKDTLAKVPFKVAFTSFLDETAMQCDLVIPVSMGLERLDDVCTPYGCGEVVYSLATPVTAPLFDTKPAGDALIALGGKLGLDLGVASFEDMLKAKAAAHGADFDKLAEGTAFTSRATVGANLSFRPDVLSKALDVKAPALPLALAPVMKLNMGTSKTAIPPFNTKTIRRWEVQGKEGYVMLNGATARKLGLAQHDRVVLSNPTGKVTVRVNIFEGVMNDTVAMPLGFGHTAFDEFSKGKGENVMHLLAPSTEPVTGLAVWTGAGVNIAKA, translated from the coding sequence ATGGCACTGGACAGAAGAGGTTTTCTCAAGTTCATAGGCGGCGCCACCGCAGGCATCCTCGCCACTCCCGTGGTGTGGAAAGGCCTCGATGACGTATCCATCTGGTCCCAGAACTGGTCGTGGATCCCCCGTAACATCAAGGGGGCCAACAGCTACGTTCCCACTGTCAGCAAGCTCTGCCCCACCGGCATAGGTGTCCGGGTACGCCTTGTCGACGGCCGCCCCGTGCGCGTCATCGGCAACCCCGAACACCCGCTGAGCAAGGGCGGCGTGTCTTCCATCGCTGCCGCCGAAGTGCAGATGCTCTACAGCCCCGCGCGCATGAAGCGCCCGCTGAAGCGTTCGCCCGACGGCGCGTATGTGATGATCTCGTGGGAAGAGGCGGAGGCCATGCTGCTTGACGGCCTCAAGGCCGCCAAGGGCGGCGACGCCCTCGCCTGCATCTCCGGCGACGACAACGGCACCATCAACGAACTGCTCTCCGCCTTCGTGCAGCAGAGCGGTTCGAAGAGCTTCTTCCTCATGCCCGGCGAGGCACAGCCCGCCGCCAAGGCATGGGACCTCATGGGCGGCGAAGGGCAAATCGGCTACGACATCGAGAAGAGCGACTTCGTGCTCGCCATCGGTGCCAACGTCCTCGAAGCATGGGGAACGGCCATCCGTAACCGCCATGCCTTCGGCGCCAGCCACCCGCACGGGGCCGAGCCCACGGCGCAGTTCGTCTATGCCGGGCCGGTGCTCAACAACACCGCCACAGGCGCCGACGACTGGCTGCCCATCCGCCCCGGGACCGAATCGGCCTTCGCCCTCGGTCTGGCCCATCTGCTCATCAAGGCGGGGGCATCGTCCTCCGCTCCCGACTTCGACGCCTTCCGCAGTCTCGCCGCCTCCTTCTCCCCCGAGAAGGTCGCCGCCCAGACCGGTGTCGACGCGAAGGCCCTCACAGCCCTTGCACAGGCACTCGCCAAGGCGAAGCATCCTCTGGTCATCGTGGGTTCCGAATTCAGCCAGGGCGCAGGCGCTGCCCCCGTCATGGCTGGCATCGCCCTCAACATGCTGCTTGGCTCGGTGAACCGGGACGGCGGCCTGCGGGCCCTGCCCGTGGCCAGGAAGGTCGTTCCCGCAGGCATGGACCGCAAGGCCATGCTGCAGCAGGACCTCACCCTGTGGGCCTCCGCCATTGCCTCCGGCAAGGCCAAGGCTCCCAAGGCCATGCTGGTCTACGAGGCCAACCCGGTCTACGCCCTCCCGCAGGGCTCGGCCTTCAAGGACACGCTGGCCAAGGTTCCCTTCAAGGTGGCCTTCACCAGCTTCCTCGATGAGACCGCCATGCAGTGCGACCTCGTCATCCCCGTATCCATGGGGCTTGAACGACTCGACGACGTATGCACGCCCTACGGTTGCGGCGAAGTCGTCTACAGCCTCGCCACGCCCGTAACGGCTCCCCTGTTCGACACCAAGCCCGCCGGTGACGCGCTCATCGCCCTCGGTGGCAAGCTTGGTCTCGACCTCGGCGTAGCCTCCTTCGAAGACATGCTCAAGGCCAAGGCAGCCGCCCACGGTGCCGACTTCGACAAGCTGGCCGAGGGCACCGCCTTCACCAGCCGCGCGACTGTAGGTGCCAACCTGTCGTTCCGGCCCGACGTACTCTCCAAGGCGCTCGACGTGAAGGCCCCCGCCCTTCCGCTGGCGCTCGCCCCGGTCATGAAGCTGAACATGGGCACCAGCAAGACGGCCATTCCGCCGTTCAACACGAAGACCATCCGCCGCTGGGAAGTTCAGGGCAAGGAAGGCTACGTGATGCTGAACGGTGCGACCGCCCGCAAGCTGGGTCTCGCTCAGCATGACCGCGTCGTGCTGTCCAACCCCACAGGCAAGGTGACGGTCCGCGTGAACATCTTCGAAGGTGTCATGAACGACACCGTGGCGATGCCGCTCGGCTTCGGCCACACCGCCTTCGACGAGTTCAGCAAGGGCAAGGGCGAAAACGTGATGCACCTGCTTGCACCCAGCACCGAGCCTGTTACAGGGCTCGCGGTTTGGACCGGTGCCGGCGTCAACATCGCCAAAGCATAA
- the qrcA gene encoding menaquinone reductase multiheme cytochrome c subunit QrcA — translation MEDRQLTNADNENGRKCACGGAAPFFVGLVVALVFGWWAFPEMLYSQKEQPIRFSHKVHVNDAGMECKQCHSLREDGSFAGLPSTASCAECHSDVLGSDPEEARFVAEYVKSGKEVKWLVYQYQPDNVFFSHAAHSLDGCNQCHQFSERELCNLCHLDVADSDKAPTHYENKLTGYSKQTMKMWQCERCHANENHLGVTNSSNACFVCHK, via the coding sequence ATGGAGGACAGGCAGTTAACCAATGCAGACAACGAAAACGGTCGCAAATGCGCATGTGGTGGCGCAGCGCCGTTCTTCGTCGGCCTGGTCGTCGCGCTGGTCTTCGGTTGGTGGGCATTCCCGGAAATGCTCTACAGCCAGAAAGAACAGCCGATCCGGTTCAGCCACAAGGTCCATGTCAATGATGCTGGCATGGAATGTAAGCAGTGCCACAGCCTGCGCGAGGACGGGTCCTTTGCTGGCCTGCCCTCCACCGCGAGCTGTGCCGAATGCCACTCCGACGTCCTCGGGTCCGACCCCGAAGAGGCGCGGTTCGTGGCTGAGTACGTGAAGTCCGGCAAGGAAGTGAAGTGGCTGGTCTACCAGTATCAGCCCGACAACGTGTTCTTCAGCCATGCGGCGCACTCTCTGGACGGCTGCAACCAGTGTCACCAGTTCTCGGAGAGGGAGCTTTGCAATCTCTGCCACCTCGACGTGGCGGATTCCGACAAGGCCCCGACCCACTACGAGAACAAGCTTACCGGTTACAGCAAGCAGACCATGAAGATGTGGCAGTGCGAGCGTTGCCACGCCAATGAGAACCACCTTGGCGTGACCAACTCCAGCAACGCCTGCTTCGTGTGCCACAAGTAA